The following are encoded in a window of Flavobacterium cupriresistens genomic DNA:
- a CDS encoding IMPACT family protein: protein MDYNDTYQTIAFESEEILLKEKGSKFFGYAFPIENEEEVKPIIETLKKQHPHAVHFCYAYQLGTAPNISYRANDDGEPSNTAGAPIYGQIQSFGVTNVLIVVVRIFGGVKLGVGGLIAAYKTTAQMTLESCEIIEKTIDVHFLISFDYKNMNKVMRVIKEKKLDIVSQEMEMDEDSGLPIGKIETKTRKKNAEIIFDIFDLMFEIDIKTL, encoded by the coding sequence TTGGACTACAACGACACCTATCAAACCATTGCCTTTGAATCAGAAGAGATTTTATTAAAAGAAAAAGGCAGCAAATTCTTTGGTTATGCTTTCCCTATCGAAAACGAAGAAGAAGTAAAACCCATCATCGAGACTTTAAAAAAACAACATCCACATGCGGTTCATTTTTGTTACGCCTATCAATTAGGTACCGCGCCCAACATCAGCTATCGCGCCAATGATGACGGAGAGCCGAGCAATACAGCCGGCGCACCTATATACGGACAAATACAATCTTTTGGGGTAACAAACGTTCTTATAGTCGTAGTTCGAATTTTTGGCGGTGTCAAACTGGGAGTCGGCGGATTGATTGCTGCTTATAAAACAACAGCCCAAATGACACTTGAAAGTTGCGAGATCATCGAAAAAACGATCGACGTGCATTTTTTAATCTCTTTTGATTACAAAAACATGAATAAAGTGATGCGGGTTATCAAAGAAAAAAAACTGGATATCGTTTCTCAGGAAATGGAAATGGATGAAGATTCCGGACTGCCAATTGGCAAAATTGAGACCAAAACGAGAAAAAAAAATGCCGAAATAATATTCGACATTTTTGATTTAATGTTTGAAATCGATATTAAAACTTTATAA
- a CDS encoding acyl-CoA thioesterase produces MKNHQTQVRVRYSETDQMGVVYHGNYVPYFEIGRVEWLRDKGVSYKSMEESGIGLPIVSMQINYKKSARYDELLTIHTTFKSQSSVKIEFDCEIYNEANELLTTAVFILVFISLKTGRPTAPPKYILELFETLV; encoded by the coding sequence ATGAAAAATCATCAAACTCAAGTACGAGTTCGTTACTCTGAAACTGACCAAATGGGGGTCGTTTACCACGGAAATTATGTTCCTTATTTTGAGATAGGACGCGTGGAATGGCTTAGAGATAAAGGGGTTTCGTATAAAAGCATGGAAGAAAGCGGTATTGGATTGCCGATTGTTTCGATGCAAATAAATTATAAAAAATCGGCACGCTATGATGAGCTGTTAACCATCCATACCACGTTCAAAAGTCAATCCTCTGTAAAGATCGAATTCGATTGCGAGATCTACAATGAAGCAAATGAGTTATTAACAACTGCAGTGTTTATTTTGGTATTTATTTCGTTAAAAACAGGTCGCCCGACAGCTCCTCCAAAATACATTTTAGAGTTGTTTGAAACTCTGGTATAA